One Dysidea avara chromosome 7, odDysAvar1.4, whole genome shotgun sequence genomic region harbors:
- the LOC136260772 gene encoding uncharacterized protein, which yields MAQYAYVDVLAKGNSFQYVVPNFPVLREIKLCWEDQDDGTVHYFDGFAHDTDLLDHPLPAVARLPVSFDNAFLIDEEDFSKAVDLSQYTLFCDNKIFVMWNWEWFDFDREEPSDEGSDIVVEDQGLDSLSDEEDLTNSFITHSVVFKCIGATKEHRYQELLGLAKQKLKDGHTVPVKLQKEPSNNIDSRSIAFMCKVDKDWERIGYVVSEALPDVHHAMDHNKILKIYFDWIRFKLYKTPGLYAGIIITKNGTWSRVVVQCSSASQ from the exons ATGGCGCAGTACGCCTACGTCGATGTACTCGCGAAGGGGAACTCGTTTCAATACGTTGTTCCCAACTTTCCTGTATTAAGGGAAATCAAATTATGTTGGGAGGATCAGGATGATGGTACTGTACACTACTTCGACGGTTTTGCTCACGACACTGATTTGTTGGATCACCCTCTCCCTGCAGTGGCCCGGCTCCCTGTTAGCTTTGATAACGCCTTCTTAATAGAC GAAGAAGATTTTAGTAAAGCTGTTGATCTGTCTCAATACACATTGTTCTGTGATAATAAGATTTTCGTGATGTGGAATTGGGAGTGGTTTGATTTTGATCGCGAAGAACCCAGTGATGAAGGGTCAGATATTGTTGTCGAGGATCAAGGATTAGACTCTCTCAGTGATGAAGAGGATCTCACTAATTCCTTTATTACCCATTCAGTGGTGTTCAAGTGCATAGGGGCAACAAAAGAACATCGTTACCAAGAGTTACTGGGATTGGCCAAGCAGAAGTTAAAGGATGGTCACACAGTTCCTGTTAAGCTTCAAAAGGAGCCCAGCAATAATATTGATTCCCGTTCCATTGCATTTATGTGCAAGGTTGATAAGGATTGGGAACGGATTGGATATGTTGTGTCAGAAGCTCTTCCTGATGTGCACCACGCTATGGATCACAATAAAATTCTTAAGATATACTTTGATTGGATTAGATTCAAACTGTATAAAACTCCAGGCTTGTATGCTGGaattattattacaaaaaaTGGAACATGGTCCCGAGTTGTTGTACAATGTAGTAGTGCTAGtcaataa
- the LOC136260771 gene encoding uncharacterized protein isoform X2 produces MDGQDCARACTPENSTQKRARSSPTLQTPHREPKRIPLRQQDQNRNSLSPRVLSQTFRNRSNHIHNPKPKERWTDSELRALTDFVLFHCEGNAWPAHKREDFWGSASEFVQARSGLSTCRTAQACRFQVVGGLSKKYKTPKEAEADFCGQDSTARVTPVNEPMRSAQNSPAPDTGNENPPTFADLFSSLPEDTQLQTLSGLFSSYLLSCHDLQVPDDFLCHSANAMLQLRLNKCTNVLYNLAKGMGTLREDNTDSKFPMKRMPMGLVEYAASFFACDDLREISCPPDYRSWQQSMYCQFGQKWTKLLRGPMWSVVFSGQSSEEAENNSHSQSTMKALVNIPALSDRTMRRDIESSNIHLNSQIQISVLDEAARSSPEAWWWLKADGCDITKGLKESVKQQWSGDVDLNDGCLQQQFKGYKQRLEEADKVGLQKDRAGEDLDRTLQDLVKDLDFIYSELKQSNDTYSEKLQSNKYIEKDLINLSWKIKELGDLNEMGRSLHTEVNLLYSRLEAGQCFWEQENIPRLLTDIRKKLRSFIKGITRHQSTAATHILVFMISQEMRRTKPYAIPVQCIPYKGLSDLKVRELSNRIIEEMTKRKMKVAGFTTDGEWNSLRSKGNTRPLSVFQVLSDARRKYSRTGLQTMIGMLSPLCNADGVVTARVHNDAVHTDLLNQIHGWITAGAKQDDVIERLRLKTVPTGYNVHTWIQGKDETQVDKLRSILAQLEYKHQIDLWHSKGIPFKDYLYVPEVHPITGLQFCEREDEAHILKRIGHSLRTGGHADIELERFQEALHDSSAGLTYTALSGVRKQSVEDVERLFSKSLVKWMEEKEYNAEAQHLRIVCNWRRACDERGLTRVQRSEFNNDFLNYLLDDLMPWHKEEKLRDFSLLEVNRSIAGVRGFSRETIIALAANIESREWRCKYLAANNEPPEHPRASTTDDVECFFSVLRDSVGKDFTLKEVQFGWRRVVHEFAKRLDPELPFYYYTSSRSRFYEGEMPDFDTKGNKSSKPKRIPQYELLGSNNRVTLSVRKSTSIRTSFHNLPVKLPPPPGTVYQLTDEHSYSIHKK; encoded by the exons ATGGATGGTCAGGATTGCGCGAGAGCATGTACTCCGGAAAATTCTACTCAGAAGCGTGCAAGAAGTTCCCCAACGCTGCAAACACCTCATAGAGAGCCAAAGCGGATTCCTCTTAGACAGCAGGACCAGAATAGGAACAGTTTGTCGCCACGTGTTTTATCACAAACCTTTAGAAACAGGTCGAATCATATTCATAATCCTAAACCAAAGGAGAGATGGACTGATTCCGAATTAAGAGCACTGACTGATTTTGTGCTGTTTCATTGTGAAGGTAATGCATGGCCAGCTCACAAGCGTGAAGATTTCTGGGGAAGTGCCAGTGAATTTGTGCAAGCTAGATCAGGCCTGAGCACGTGCAGAACTG CACAAGCTTGCCGATTCCAAGTAGTTGGAGGCTTATCCAAAAAGTACAAGACGCCAAAAGAGGCAGAGGCCGACTTTTGTGGACAGGATTCTACTGCACGTGTGACACCTGTGAATGAGCCCATGCGTagtgcacaaaattcacctgcaCCTGATACAGGAAATGAAAATCCACCCACATTTGCTGATCTGTTTAGCAGCCTACCAGAGGAtactcaactacaaacactCTCTGGGCTTTTCTCTTCATATCTGTTATCTTGTCATGACCTGCAAGTTCCTGATGATTTCCTGTGCCATTCAGCAAATGCCATGTTACAGTTAAggctaaataaatgtacaaacGTTTTGTACAACTTAGCTAAAGGAATGGGGACACTAAGGGAAGATAACACCGACTCGAAATTTCCCATGAAACGTATGCCTATGGGCTTAGTTGAGTATGCTGCCAGCTTTTTTGCTTGCGATGACCTACGAGAG ATATCTTGTCCTCCTGATTACCGGTCATGGCAGCAAAGCATGTACTGCCAATTTGGACAGAAGTGGACAAAATTACTCCGGGGGCCCATGTGGAGTGTAGTGTTTTCTGGACAATCATCAGAAGAGGCAGAAAACAACTCACATAGTCAAAGCACTATGAAA GCATTAGTCAACATTCCAGCCCTGTCGGATAGAACAATGCGCCGTGACATCGAATCAAGTAACATACATTTGAATTCACAAATCCAG ATTTCTGTTCTTGATGAAGCTGCCAGGTCGAGCCCTGAGGCATGGTGGTGGCTAAAAGCTGATGGGTGTGACATCACCAAAGGCCTTAAAGAATCTGTGAAGCAACAGTGGAGTGGTGATGTTGATCTAAATGATGGCTGTTTGCAGCAGCAGTTTAAGGGTTATAAGCAACGATTGGAGGAGGCCGATAAGGTTGGTCTACAAAAGGATAGAGCTGGGGAAGATCTAGATCGCACCTTGCAAGATTTAGTGAAGGACTTGGACTTCATTTATTCAG AATTGAAGCAGTCAAATGATACTTACTCAGAGAAGTTGCAGTCCAATAAGTACATTGAAAAAGACCTCATCAACTTGAGCTGGAAGATAAAGGAACTTGGGGACTTAAATGAAATGGGAAGATCCTTGCATACAGAAGTTAATTTATTGTATAGCAGATTGGAAGCTGGTCAGTGCTTTTGGGAGCAAGAAAACATTCCTAGACTCTTGACAGATATTCGGAAGAAGTTACGTTCCTTTATTAAAGGAATAACACGCCACCAAAGTACTGCAGCAACCCATATTTTGGTTTTCATGATTAGCCAAGAGATGCGAAGAACAAAACCATATGCGATACCAGTTCAGTGTATACCATACAAGGGCTTGTCTGATTTAAAAGTTCGTGAGCTCTCCAACAGGATTATTGAAGAAATGACTAAGAGGAAGATGAAGGTGGCAG gaTTCACTACAGATGGCGAGTGGAATTCTCTACGGAGTAAAGGGAATACTCGTCCATTGTCTGTGTTTCAAGTCCTTAGTGATGCCAGAAGAAAGTATTCGCGTACAGGGCTACAGACAATGATTGGAATGTTGAGTCCATTGT GTAATGCTGACGGAGTTGTTACAGCACGTGTTCATAATGATGCTGTGCATACAGACCTACTCAATCAAATTCATGGGTGGATTACGGCAGGTGCAAAACAAGATGATGTAATTGAGCGACTCAGGTTAAAGACCGTGCCTACAGGCTATAATGTTCATACCTGGATACAAG GTAAAGATGAGACGCAAGTAGACAAGTTGAGATCCATTTTGGCCCAGTTGGAATATAAGCACCAAATAGATCTGTGGCACTCCAAAGGAATTCCTTTCAAAGATTATTTGTATGTTCCGGAAGTACATCCAATCACGGGACTTCAGTTTTGTGAACGAGAGGATGAAGCTCACATATTGAAG CGCATTGGACACAGTCTTAGAACCGGAGGACATGCTGACATAGAGTTAGAAAGGTTTCAGGAAGCTTTACATGACTCGTCTGCTGGGCTGACTTACACAGCTCTATCAGGTGTCCGTAAACAATCTGTAGAGGACGTAGAGAGACTGTTTAGCAAGTCTTTAGTGAAATGGATGGAGGAGAAGGAATACAATGCAGAGGCCCAACATCTTAGGATTGTCTGTAACTGGAGACGTGCTTGTGATGAAAGGGGGCTTACAAGGGTACAACGTAGTGAATTTAACAACGATTTTCTGAATTACCTGCTTGATGATTTAATGCCTTGGCACAAAGAAGAGAAACTAAGAGATTTTAGTTTACTGGAAGTTAACAG AAGCATTGCGGGTGTGAGAGGGTTCAGTAGGGAGACAATAATTGCACTTGCTGCTAACATTGAATCTCGTGAGTGGAGGTGTAAATACCTTGCTGCTAACAATGAACCACCCGAGCACCCCAGGGCAAGTACAACCGATGACGTGGAGTGTTTCTTTAGTGTTTTGCGGGATAGTGTGGGAAAAGATTTCACACTGAAAGAG GTTCAATTTGGCTGGAGAAGAGTTGTACATGAGTTTGCTAAAAGGCTTGATCCAGAATTGCCTTTTTATTACTACACGTCATCTCGAAGTCGTTTTTATGAGGGAGAAATGCCTGATTTTGATACGAAAGGAAACAAAAGTTCCAAGCCAAAGCGTATACCTCAGTATGAATTGCTCGGATCTAACAATAGAGTTACACTTTCTGTCCGTAAATCTACTTCAATCAGAACCTCCTTTCACAATTTACCAGTCAAGCTACCACCACCACCTGGCACGGTTTATCAATTAACAGATGAGCATTCATATTCAATTCATAAGAAATAA
- the LOC136260771 gene encoding uncharacterized protein isoform X1 translates to MDGQDCARACTPENSTQKRARSSPTLQTPHREPKRIPLRQQDQNRNSLSPRVLSQTFRNRSNHIHNPKPKERWTDSELRALTDFVLFHCEGNAWPAHKREDFWGSASEFVQARSGLSTCRTAQACRFQVVGGLSKKYKTPKEAEADFCGQDSTARVTPVNEPMRSAQNSPAPDTGNENPPTFADLFSSLPEDTQLQTLSGLFSSYLLSCHDLQVPDDFLCHSANAMLQLRLNKCTNVLYNLAKGMGTLREDNTDSKFPMKRMPMGLVEYAASFFACDDLREVIFCKEIRLLISFHTQISCPPDYRSWQQSMYCQFGQKWTKLLRGPMWSVVFSGQSSEEAENNSHSQSTMKALVNIPALSDRTMRRDIESSNIHLNSQIQISVLDEAARSSPEAWWWLKADGCDITKGLKESVKQQWSGDVDLNDGCLQQQFKGYKQRLEEADKVGLQKDRAGEDLDRTLQDLVKDLDFIYSELKQSNDTYSEKLQSNKYIEKDLINLSWKIKELGDLNEMGRSLHTEVNLLYSRLEAGQCFWEQENIPRLLTDIRKKLRSFIKGITRHQSTAATHILVFMISQEMRRTKPYAIPVQCIPYKGLSDLKVRELSNRIIEEMTKRKMKVAGFTTDGEWNSLRSKGNTRPLSVFQVLSDARRKYSRTGLQTMIGMLSPLCNADGVVTARVHNDAVHTDLLNQIHGWITAGAKQDDVIERLRLKTVPTGYNVHTWIQGKDETQVDKLRSILAQLEYKHQIDLWHSKGIPFKDYLYVPEVHPITGLQFCEREDEAHILKRIGHSLRTGGHADIELERFQEALHDSSAGLTYTALSGVRKQSVEDVERLFSKSLVKWMEEKEYNAEAQHLRIVCNWRRACDERGLTRVQRSEFNNDFLNYLLDDLMPWHKEEKLRDFSLLEVNRSIAGVRGFSRETIIALAANIESREWRCKYLAANNEPPEHPRASTTDDVECFFSVLRDSVGKDFTLKEVQFGWRRVVHEFAKRLDPELPFYYYTSSRSRFYEGEMPDFDTKGNKSSKPKRIPQYELLGSNNRVTLSVRKSTSIRTSFHNLPVKLPPPPGTVYQLTDEHSYSIHKK, encoded by the exons ATGGATGGTCAGGATTGCGCGAGAGCATGTACTCCGGAAAATTCTACTCAGAAGCGTGCAAGAAGTTCCCCAACGCTGCAAACACCTCATAGAGAGCCAAAGCGGATTCCTCTTAGACAGCAGGACCAGAATAGGAACAGTTTGTCGCCACGTGTTTTATCACAAACCTTTAGAAACAGGTCGAATCATATTCATAATCCTAAACCAAAGGAGAGATGGACTGATTCCGAATTAAGAGCACTGACTGATTTTGTGCTGTTTCATTGTGAAGGTAATGCATGGCCAGCTCACAAGCGTGAAGATTTCTGGGGAAGTGCCAGTGAATTTGTGCAAGCTAGATCAGGCCTGAGCACGTGCAGAACTG CACAAGCTTGCCGATTCCAAGTAGTTGGAGGCTTATCCAAAAAGTACAAGACGCCAAAAGAGGCAGAGGCCGACTTTTGTGGACAGGATTCTACTGCACGTGTGACACCTGTGAATGAGCCCATGCGTagtgcacaaaattcacctgcaCCTGATACAGGAAATGAAAATCCACCCACATTTGCTGATCTGTTTAGCAGCCTACCAGAGGAtactcaactacaaacactCTCTGGGCTTTTCTCTTCATATCTGTTATCTTGTCATGACCTGCAAGTTCCTGATGATTTCCTGTGCCATTCAGCAAATGCCATGTTACAGTTAAggctaaataaatgtacaaacGTTTTGTACAACTTAGCTAAAGGAATGGGGACACTAAGGGAAGATAACACCGACTCGAAATTTCCCATGAAACGTATGCCTATGGGCTTAGTTGAGTATGCTGCCAGCTTTTTTGCTTGCGATGACCTACGAGAGGTAATTTTCTGTAAGGAAATAAGGCTGTTAATCTCTTTTCACACCCAGATATCTTGTCCTCCTGATTACCGGTCATGGCAGCAAAGCATGTACTGCCAATTTGGACAGAAGTGGACAAAATTACTCCGGGGGCCCATGTGGAGTGTAGTGTTTTCTGGACAATCATCAGAAGAGGCAGAAAACAACTCACATAGTCAAAGCACTATGAAA GCATTAGTCAACATTCCAGCCCTGTCGGATAGAACAATGCGCCGTGACATCGAATCAAGTAACATACATTTGAATTCACAAATCCAG ATTTCTGTTCTTGATGAAGCTGCCAGGTCGAGCCCTGAGGCATGGTGGTGGCTAAAAGCTGATGGGTGTGACATCACCAAAGGCCTTAAAGAATCTGTGAAGCAACAGTGGAGTGGTGATGTTGATCTAAATGATGGCTGTTTGCAGCAGCAGTTTAAGGGTTATAAGCAACGATTGGAGGAGGCCGATAAGGTTGGTCTACAAAAGGATAGAGCTGGGGAAGATCTAGATCGCACCTTGCAAGATTTAGTGAAGGACTTGGACTTCATTTATTCAG AATTGAAGCAGTCAAATGATACTTACTCAGAGAAGTTGCAGTCCAATAAGTACATTGAAAAAGACCTCATCAACTTGAGCTGGAAGATAAAGGAACTTGGGGACTTAAATGAAATGGGAAGATCCTTGCATACAGAAGTTAATTTATTGTATAGCAGATTGGAAGCTGGTCAGTGCTTTTGGGAGCAAGAAAACATTCCTAGACTCTTGACAGATATTCGGAAGAAGTTACGTTCCTTTATTAAAGGAATAACACGCCACCAAAGTACTGCAGCAACCCATATTTTGGTTTTCATGATTAGCCAAGAGATGCGAAGAACAAAACCATATGCGATACCAGTTCAGTGTATACCATACAAGGGCTTGTCTGATTTAAAAGTTCGTGAGCTCTCCAACAGGATTATTGAAGAAATGACTAAGAGGAAGATGAAGGTGGCAG gaTTCACTACAGATGGCGAGTGGAATTCTCTACGGAGTAAAGGGAATACTCGTCCATTGTCTGTGTTTCAAGTCCTTAGTGATGCCAGAAGAAAGTATTCGCGTACAGGGCTACAGACAATGATTGGAATGTTGAGTCCATTGT GTAATGCTGACGGAGTTGTTACAGCACGTGTTCATAATGATGCTGTGCATACAGACCTACTCAATCAAATTCATGGGTGGATTACGGCAGGTGCAAAACAAGATGATGTAATTGAGCGACTCAGGTTAAAGACCGTGCCTACAGGCTATAATGTTCATACCTGGATACAAG GTAAAGATGAGACGCAAGTAGACAAGTTGAGATCCATTTTGGCCCAGTTGGAATATAAGCACCAAATAGATCTGTGGCACTCCAAAGGAATTCCTTTCAAAGATTATTTGTATGTTCCGGAAGTACATCCAATCACGGGACTTCAGTTTTGTGAACGAGAGGATGAAGCTCACATATTGAAG CGCATTGGACACAGTCTTAGAACCGGAGGACATGCTGACATAGAGTTAGAAAGGTTTCAGGAAGCTTTACATGACTCGTCTGCTGGGCTGACTTACACAGCTCTATCAGGTGTCCGTAAACAATCTGTAGAGGACGTAGAGAGACTGTTTAGCAAGTCTTTAGTGAAATGGATGGAGGAGAAGGAATACAATGCAGAGGCCCAACATCTTAGGATTGTCTGTAACTGGAGACGTGCTTGTGATGAAAGGGGGCTTACAAGGGTACAACGTAGTGAATTTAACAACGATTTTCTGAATTACCTGCTTGATGATTTAATGCCTTGGCACAAAGAAGAGAAACTAAGAGATTTTAGTTTACTGGAAGTTAACAG AAGCATTGCGGGTGTGAGAGGGTTCAGTAGGGAGACAATAATTGCACTTGCTGCTAACATTGAATCTCGTGAGTGGAGGTGTAAATACCTTGCTGCTAACAATGAACCACCCGAGCACCCCAGGGCAAGTACAACCGATGACGTGGAGTGTTTCTTTAGTGTTTTGCGGGATAGTGTGGGAAAAGATTTCACACTGAAAGAG GTTCAATTTGGCTGGAGAAGAGTTGTACATGAGTTTGCTAAAAGGCTTGATCCAGAATTGCCTTTTTATTACTACACGTCATCTCGAAGTCGTTTTTATGAGGGAGAAATGCCTGATTTTGATACGAAAGGAAACAAAAGTTCCAAGCCAAAGCGTATACCTCAGTATGAATTGCTCGGATCTAACAATAGAGTTACACTTTCTGTCCGTAAATCTACTTCAATCAGAACCTCCTTTCACAATTTACCAGTCAAGCTACCACCACCACCTGGCACGGTTTATCAATTAACAGATGAGCATTCATATTCAATTCATAAGAAATAA